The window TCCAGCGGGATCGCGACGCCGCCCAGCGCGGTGATCCGGTAGATCGGCACTCCGCGCCGGCCGGGATACACGACCCACTTCTGCGCGAGCCCGGCGCGCACCAGCCACGCCAGGTCGTCCGGGCCCGGTGTGCGCTCCCGCGGGGGGAGCGGCATGCTGCCGTACAGGCCATCCCACCCTTCCCCTCGCCCCTCCGCGACGGCCCGGTCCACCCAGCCGGCCGATTCGCCCATCCACGGCTCGCGGCACCGCAGCTCCGCCTCGTCGTTTTCCTCCTCCTCAGCGGCCTCCCTGGGTCCGCGCCGGCTGCGCGGCTCCCAGCCCTGCCCTTCCTCCTTGTCCCCCAGGATCTGCGCGCGCAGTTCCTCCACGCTCCGCCAGCCGGGTTCATCGGCGATGTACAGGGATTCCACACGCATGTCCATGGCGCGGCGCAGCTCCCGCAACGCCAGGCGTGCCCCCTCGGGGATGTAGATGGCGGCGTCGGTGTCGCGCGCTGCGAGGCGCAACGGGCGAAGCACGATCCGCCGGGGCAGCTCCAGCTCCCGGGCCGCACGGTCGGCTCCGAGCTGGTTGATCCGGTAGATCCAGACCGGGCGCTTCAGGCGAGGGGCGCGGACGTCTTCGCGGTCGAGCAACCCGCGCTGGTGCAGCAGCGACAGGCGCTCCGGAATCCACAGCTTCGTCTCCCGCTCGATGTCCTGCCGCAGCGCCCAGCCCGGCACCCCCCGGCGTACGTATCCGCCCTCGCGCAGGGCGAGATAGCGCAGGTATCGAAGCGTGATCGAATCCCGTTCGGTCGTCATGGCGCCAAGTTACGGCACCTTCGATACGCTGCGAAAACCCGGAGTGTGGTGTCTTCTTCTATTTGCCGGATGCTTCTGGCATCTTATGTACTACACACATAGCATCAGTCGTTCACCCATGCTCCCGCCTTTTAGGAGGTCCCCATGCGTGGGCTGATGAACTAGCGATCAGCTACTCAGGCGACGAGTCGAATGAATCGTCTGCCTCTTCCTTGTCAATTTGAACTGGGCGCCTCGGAGGCCGCTTCCGTGCGTCCAGCAGGCTGAGCATCTGTCCAGCGACACCATCGATCCGATTGCTGGCCGGGAGCCCTCCGCGAGGTGAAGGGGGTTCCCGTGCCTCAATGCCCGCTAGGAACTCCCGAACGTCGTACTCCACCTCCAGCTCTCGCCGATCCTTCGAAATGTCGATGGCATGCGTGGCAAGTGATCTCGCCAGATCCCACTCTCTCCAAAAGCGGGCTCCCTGAGCCAGATTTCCGTGGGCCGCTGCCGCGAATTCCTGCGTCCGGCTCGCGAGGGTGCGGACATGCGAAACCGCCAGATCGTATCGCTGTCGGTCCCCCGCTGCAGCCGCAACCAGGCCAGTCATGCCCCAGACGAGCAGTTTCAGACCCGGGTGCTGACACTGGGGAAGAACCGCCTCGACGAGGGGCTGGGCCTGCCGATACAGCCCAAGGCGCACGAGCAGAAAACTCCAGTCGTGTACGAGTGCTGGAACCGCCGGGTGGTGGATGGGATAGTGACGGAGCGCCTCCAGCACGTGGCGCTCGGATTCCGCGTACGTGCCTGCCTCGATCGCCAGCCCCAGCAGGTCGTGCTGTGTCTCTGCGGCGACCCGGTGACGGCGAGTGGAGGCCGCCAGCCGTGCAGCACGACTCAGGACGGAACGGGCCTCGTCGTGCTTCCGTTGCTCTCGCAGGAGGCTCCCATAGGAAAGCAGCGCCCGGATCAACTCTATGCGATTGCGGTTCCCATCGCGTCCGGCG of the Longimicrobiaceae bacterium genome contains:
- a CDS encoding tetratricopeptide repeat protein; translated protein: MEQKKSKRAPRPRTLPPVPQWLPEHRMAEDACAIGDDIVALALLRALRDLRLWEMSPPGERQWLLLPPSRDRIEAIEHVSQEARGIAEALQDLSVMRSDPECVRPAQLSAACRCISRWADRQSLAHTGLLFAEAAARVDAGAAVRAREAGRAARRVGAPDRSESWLDRAIRIAGRDGNRNRIELIRALLSYGSLLREQRKHDEARSVLSRAARLAASTRRHRVAAETQHDLLGLAIEAGTYAESERHVLEALRHYPIHHPAVPALVHDWSFLLVRLGLYRQAQPLVEAVLPQCQHPGLKLLVWGMTGLVAAAAGDRQRYDLAVSHVRTLASRTQEFAAAAHGNLAQGARFWREWDLARSLATHAIDISKDRRELEVEYDVREFLAGIEAREPPSPRGGLPASNRIDGVAGQMLSLLDARKRPPRRPVQIDKEEADDSFDSSPE